One window of Polyangium spumosum genomic DNA carries:
- a CDS encoding patatin-like phospholipase family protein: MEIRNLVFEGGGMKGIAYAGAITELERRGLLGGVTQVAGASAGAITAAFLAVGVDAAELERILRETDFSQFMDGKGWVFRDASRLFDAYGVNPGKTAEEWLRSTIAHLTERLTGRARPDLTFAELAALVEAYPGRARHLHVVATNLSRRMTEVFSAASRPDVPIYKAVRMSMSIPLFFEAYPFEGDLYVDGGVSWNYPIDLFDGVRKMPAIGAEEGGPAENAPTLGFCLGTKAENDAAREDWRLPRMDVTDFQSYTKALVSFILSSSTLLHLDAAALSRTVFIDDANVATTEFTLPKEMQDKLITNGAAATRAYLERV; encoded by the coding sequence ATGGAGATCCGCAATCTCGTGTTCGAGGGTGGTGGGATGAAGGGGATCGCGTATGCCGGCGCGATCACGGAGCTCGAGCGGCGCGGTTTGCTCGGGGGCGTCACGCAGGTCGCCGGCGCCTCGGCGGGGGCCATCACGGCGGCGTTCCTCGCCGTCGGCGTCGACGCCGCCGAGCTCGAGAGGATCCTGCGCGAGACCGATTTCAGCCAATTCATGGACGGCAAGGGCTGGGTCTTTCGCGACGCCTCCCGCCTCTTCGACGCCTACGGCGTGAACCCGGGCAAGACCGCCGAGGAGTGGCTGCGTAGCACCATTGCGCATCTCACCGAGCGCCTCACCGGGCGCGCCCGGCCCGACCTCACCTTCGCCGAGCTCGCGGCCCTCGTCGAGGCGTACCCCGGCCGCGCGCGCCACCTCCACGTCGTCGCGACGAACCTCTCGCGGCGCATGACCGAGGTCTTCTCGGCCGCCTCGCGCCCCGACGTCCCCATTTACAAAGCCGTCCGCATGTCGATGAGCATTCCGCTGTTCTTCGAGGCGTACCCCTTCGAGGGCGACCTCTACGTCGACGGCGGCGTCTCGTGGAATTACCCGATCGACCTCTTCGATGGCGTCCGTAAAATGCCGGCGATCGGGGCCGAGGAGGGCGGGCCGGCCGAGAATGCGCCCACGCTCGGGTTTTGCCTCGGCACGAAGGCCGAAAACGACGCCGCCCGCGAGGATTGGCGGCTGCCGCGCATGGATGTCACCGACTTCCAGAGCTACACGAAGGCCCTGGTCTCGTTCATCCTCTCGTCGTCGACGCTGCTCCACCTCGACGCGGCCGCGCTCTCGCGGACGGTCTTCATCGACGACGCGAATGTCGCGACGACCGAGTTCACGTTGCCGAAGGAGATGCAGGACAAGCTCATCACCAACGGCGCGGCGGCGACGCGTGCGTATTTAGAGCGCGTATAG
- a CDS encoding AAA family ATPase → MITRFEVDGFKSLRDFVVDLEPLTVFVGPNGAGKSNLLEAMALLGRLASMPVEEAFKKGRGRVLDQFSRFGGETSRAMRFAVEISLGTPIAVSTEGAPPLPTQYRYELTIERRARDSSIEELAIAHETLRLSPDGEDVAPSGFILQTMAMHDRHYRAAFVTPAPDAVYVPRNYTALWALHRDIMRGWHEVINSIATHLASFRLLHLDAARLREPSERISSGILAPDASNLAAILADLPAPVLGAIRADLAALVPGLAGFEIVPEGDTLRLDFKLSGGEHLPARLASDGTLRALALLTVLTVEPHPSVLGIEELENGIYPGRLRKLLSILRDTAVSDHKTQILLTTHSPVVVAAFRDQPELLRVVDVVVRDGKRETRARPVGKPKKPSDSAFVASLREVDMLLHTADAEAAE, encoded by the coding sequence ATGATCACGCGGTTCGAGGTCGACGGGTTCAAGTCGCTGCGGGATTTCGTGGTGGATCTGGAGCCGCTCACCGTGTTCGTCGGCCCGAACGGCGCGGGGAAGTCGAACCTGCTGGAGGCGATGGCGTTGCTCGGGCGGCTCGCCTCGATGCCCGTGGAGGAGGCGTTCAAAAAGGGACGCGGGCGGGTGCTCGACCAGTTCAGCCGGTTCGGGGGAGAGACGAGCCGGGCAATGCGGTTTGCGGTCGAGATTTCGCTGGGTACGCCGATTGCGGTATCCACGGAAGGGGCGCCGCCGCTGCCGACACAGTATCGATACGAGCTCACCATCGAGCGCCGGGCACGCGATTCGAGCATTGAGGAGCTCGCTATCGCGCACGAAACTTTGCGTTTGAGCCCCGATGGCGAGGACGTCGCGCCAAGTGGATTCATCCTGCAGACGATGGCAATGCACGACCGCCACTACCGTGCTGCGTTCGTTACGCCAGCCCCCGACGCCGTGTACGTTCCGCGGAACTACACAGCTCTTTGGGCTCTGCATCGGGATATAATGCGCGGATGGCACGAGGTCATCAATTCTATTGCGACGCATCTTGCCTCCTTCCGCCTCCTCCACCTCGACGCAGCCCGCCTCCGCGAGCCGAGCGAGCGAATCAGCTCCGGCATCCTCGCGCCCGACGCCTCCAACCTCGCGGCCATCCTCGCCGATCTTCCAGCGCCGGTCCTTGGAGCGATTCGCGCCGATCTCGCGGCCCTCGTGCCGGGTCTCGCGGGTTTCGAGATCGTTCCCGAAGGAGACACATTACGCCTCGACTTCAAGCTCTCCGGCGGAGAGCACCTCCCGGCGCGCCTCGCCTCGGATGGAACGCTGCGCGCCCTCGCGCTCCTCACGGTCCTCACGGTCGAGCCGCACCCGTCCGTCCTGGGAATCGAGGAGCTCGAAAATGGGATCTACCCCGGGCGACTGCGCAAGCTGCTATCCATCCTCCGCGACACGGCGGTTTCGGACCACAAGACGCAGATCCTCCTCACCACGCACTCGCCGGTGGTCGTCGCGGCATTTCGTGACCAGCCTGAGCTGCTCCGTGTCGTCGATGTCGTGGTTCGCGACGGAAAGCGCGAGACCCGCGCTCGCCCCGTGGGCAAGCCCAAGAAGCCGAGCGACAGCGCCTTCGTCGCATCGCTGCGCGAGGTCGACATGCTGCTCCACACCGCGGACGCCGAGGCGGCCGAATGA
- a CDS encoding DUF4276 family protein: MTRSRIYLCAALYAEGPSDYEFLSPLIRRVLDLLGNKLFPSRVDVAETIGIDAPRPYPAKRDDRIAAAVAEHWGAFTLLVIHADGAGDPDEARQTCVTPGTALAQQDHPSLVSVPCVPVRELEAWMLADMEAFHTLLGRGASPSLPADPEREADPKQTLRRILQAGDFRRGSERAHRLFGEEVRFEALRKLPAFQRFETDLSEAIQTIARASDGGD, encoded by the coding sequence ATGACACGAAGCCGTATTTATCTCTGCGCTGCCCTCTATGCCGAGGGACCGAGCGATTACGAGTTCCTTTCTCCACTCATCCGTCGCGTGCTCGATCTGCTGGGGAACAAGCTGTTTCCGAGCAGAGTCGACGTCGCGGAGACCATCGGCATCGACGCTCCCAGGCCGTATCCCGCCAAGCGAGACGATCGCATCGCCGCCGCCGTCGCCGAGCACTGGGGCGCCTTCACGCTGCTCGTCATCCATGCCGATGGCGCAGGAGACCCGGACGAAGCGCGGCAGACCTGCGTGACACCGGGGACCGCCCTGGCCCAGCAGGACCATCCATCCCTCGTCAGCGTGCCGTGCGTCCCTGTGCGCGAGCTCGAGGCGTGGATGCTCGCGGACATGGAGGCGTTCCACACGCTCCTCGGTCGCGGGGCGAGCCCTTCCCTTCCAGCCGATCCCGAGCGTGAAGCTGATCCGAAGCAGACGCTGCGGCGCATCCTGCAGGCAGGAGACTTCCGCCGCGGGAGCGAGAGGGCCCATCGGCTGTTCGGCGAGGAGGTGCGCTTCGAGGCGCTCCGAAAGTTGCCAGCCTTCCAACGCTTCGAGACCGACCTGAGCGAGGCCATTCAAACCATCGCGCGCGCCTCCGACGGCGGAGACTGA
- a CDS encoding thiolase family protein: MADIVIVEAVRSAVGRAHKGALALKRPDELAGEVIAGLLARVPQIKPSDVDDLILGCAMPEGEQGLNVARPVALLGGLPEEVSAMTINRFCSSGLQAIALAAGSITAGYADIVVAGGVESMSMVPMTGNKISVSPEAMERCPSVYTPMGITAENVAKRFNVARADQDAFALSSQKKASAAIEAGRFKDEIVAVKGVRFKGTERVTFDFTRDELPRPDTTLEGLSALKPAFATVGSVTPGNSSPLSDGAAAAIVTTKAKADALGVKPLGYLRMFVTAGVDPSIMGIGPVPAVKKLLAKTGLSIKDIDLVEMNEAFASQSVYCQRELGIPDEKLNVNGGAIALGHPLGCTGAKLTATALYELRRRGGRYAIVTMCIGGGMGAAGLFERA; the protein is encoded by the coding sequence ATGGCTGACATCGTGATCGTGGAGGCCGTTCGTTCGGCCGTGGGCCGGGCCCACAAGGGAGCGCTCGCGTTGAAGCGCCCCGACGAGCTCGCCGGCGAGGTCATCGCGGGCCTGCTCGCGCGTGTGCCGCAGATCAAGCCGTCGGACGTCGACGACCTGATCCTCGGCTGCGCGATGCCGGAAGGCGAGCAGGGGCTCAACGTGGCGCGGCCGGTGGCGCTGCTCGGCGGCTTGCCCGAGGAGGTCTCGGCGATGACCATCAACCGGTTCTGCTCGAGCGGTCTGCAGGCGATCGCGCTCGCGGCGGGCAGCATCACGGCCGGGTACGCGGACATCGTCGTCGCGGGCGGCGTCGAGAGCATGTCGATGGTGCCCATGACGGGCAACAAGATCTCCGTCTCGCCCGAGGCGATGGAGCGGTGCCCGTCGGTCTACACGCCGATGGGCATCACGGCGGAGAACGTGGCCAAGCGCTTCAACGTGGCGCGCGCCGATCAGGACGCGTTCGCGCTGTCGAGCCAGAAGAAGGCCTCGGCGGCGATCGAGGCGGGCCGCTTCAAGGACGAGATCGTCGCGGTGAAGGGCGTGCGGTTCAAGGGGACCGAGCGCGTGACGTTCGACTTCACGCGTGACGAGCTGCCGCGCCCGGACACGACGCTGGAGGGCCTCTCGGCGCTGAAGCCTGCGTTCGCGACGGTGGGTTCGGTGACGCCGGGCAACAGCTCGCCGCTCTCGGACGGCGCGGCGGCGGCGATCGTGACGACGAAGGCGAAGGCGGACGCGCTCGGCGTGAAGCCGCTCGGCTACCTGCGCATGTTCGTCACGGCCGGCGTGGACCCGTCGATCATGGGCATCGGCCCGGTGCCGGCGGTGAAGAAGCTGCTGGCGAAGACGGGGCTGTCGATCAAGGACATCGACCTCGTCGAGATGAACGAGGCGTTCGCGAGCCAATCGGTCTACTGCCAGCGCGAGCTCGGCATCCCGGACGAGAAGCTCAACGTGAACGGCGGCGCGATCGCGCTCGGCCACCCGCTCGGCTGCACGGGCGCGAAGCTCACGGCGACGGCGCTCTACGAGCTGCGCCGGCGCGGCGGGCGGTACGCCATCGTGACGATGTGCATCGGCGGCGGGATGGGCGCGGCAGGGTTGTTCGAGCGGGCTTGA
- a CDS encoding 3-hydroxyacyl-CoA dehydrogenase/enoyl-CoA hydratase family protein — protein sequence MKPIHRAAVIGAGVMGSGIAAHLANAGIHVVLLDMVPPNLDETKKTDRAARNAWAQGGLEKAVKARPAAFFHPSFARLVEVGNVEDDLERVKDCDLVIEAIIEKLEPKQSLFARLEKLVKPSAIVASNTSGLRIAEMMAGRSEAFRKNFLVMHFFNPVRYMKLLELVAGPDTDPAVFERVVRFGEDVLGKGIVVGKDTPNFVGNRIGVHAMLATLQGMVEMGLEPEDVDAITGPAMGHPKSATFRTADLVGVDTFVHVADNCYASLTEDEDREVFKVPAFARGMLEKKILGDKTRGGFYKKGKDGQIQALDVKTLAYRPKGGDEAIRKATKAIEKIGSPEERVRKLVADEGKAGAFAWKVLSKSLAYAARRIGEITDDVTAVDDAMKWGYNWELGPFETWDALGFVKTAERMKKDGIALPASIEKMIAAGATSFYQGDEVFDLVKGAFVKRAIDPRSATFSILKKGEAPVLKNDGAEAWDLGDGILGLTFKTKANSIDPDVISMLSLAAAKAEEDFRGLVISNDGDHFCVGANLFLVVMASGQKDWESIRTMVKNYQYATQRLKYARVPVVAAPWGMTLGGGLELCFGADAVQAAAETYAGLVEVGVGLIPGGAGTLNMLWRALEGIPEGASINTQEIVTQVFKNIALAKVATSADEAKALGFFRKTDGVSFDKARLLTEAKAKAIGLSESGYHAPAPKAYKLPGESGIATLKMMVDTLVAGGYATEHDAKIANKLAVVLCGGAGGASREVTEDEILELEREAFVSLCGEEKSQARMQSILMTNKPLRN from the coding sequence ATGAAGCCAATCCACCGTGCAGCCGTCATCGGCGCCGGGGTCATGGGCAGCGGAATCGCCGCCCACCTCGCGAATGCCGGGATCCACGTGGTCCTGCTCGACATGGTCCCGCCGAACCTCGACGAGACCAAAAAAACCGACCGCGCCGCCCGCAACGCGTGGGCGCAGGGCGGGCTCGAAAAGGCCGTCAAGGCCCGGCCCGCCGCGTTTTTCCACCCGTCCTTCGCCCGCCTCGTCGAGGTCGGCAACGTGGAGGACGACCTCGAACGCGTGAAGGACTGCGACCTCGTGATCGAGGCGATCATCGAGAAGCTCGAGCCGAAGCAGAGCCTCTTCGCGCGGCTCGAGAAGCTCGTGAAGCCGAGCGCGATCGTCGCTTCGAACACCTCGGGCCTGCGCATCGCGGAGATGATGGCGGGCCGGAGCGAGGCGTTCCGGAAGAACTTCCTCGTCATGCATTTCTTCAACCCGGTTCGCTACATGAAGCTCCTCGAGCTCGTGGCCGGGCCCGACACGGATCCGGCCGTCTTCGAGCGCGTGGTCCGCTTCGGCGAGGACGTGCTCGGCAAGGGCATCGTCGTCGGCAAGGACACGCCGAACTTCGTGGGCAACCGCATCGGCGTGCACGCGATGCTGGCGACGCTCCAGGGCATGGTCGAGATGGGCCTCGAGCCCGAGGACGTCGACGCGATCACGGGCCCCGCGATGGGCCACCCGAAGAGCGCGACGTTCCGGACCGCGGACCTCGTCGGCGTCGACACGTTCGTGCACGTGGCCGACAACTGCTACGCGTCGCTCACCGAGGACGAGGATCGCGAGGTCTTCAAGGTCCCGGCGTTCGCGCGCGGGATGCTCGAGAAGAAGATCCTCGGCGACAAGACCAGGGGCGGCTTCTACAAGAAGGGCAAGGACGGGCAGATCCAGGCGCTCGACGTCAAGACGCTCGCGTACCGGCCGAAGGGCGGCGACGAGGCGATCCGCAAGGCGACGAAGGCGATCGAGAAGATCGGCTCGCCCGAGGAGCGCGTGCGCAAGCTCGTCGCGGACGAGGGCAAGGCCGGCGCGTTCGCGTGGAAGGTCCTCTCGAAGTCGCTCGCGTACGCGGCGCGGCGCATCGGCGAGATCACGGACGACGTGACCGCGGTCGATGACGCGATGAAGTGGGGCTACAACTGGGAGCTCGGGCCCTTCGAGACGTGGGACGCGCTCGGCTTCGTCAAGACGGCGGAGCGCATGAAGAAGGACGGCATCGCGCTGCCGGCCTCGATCGAGAAGATGATCGCGGCGGGCGCGACGAGCTTCTACCAGGGCGACGAGGTGTTCGACCTCGTGAAGGGCGCCTTCGTGAAGCGCGCCATCGATCCGCGGAGCGCGACGTTCTCGATCCTGAAGAAGGGCGAGGCGCCGGTGCTCAAGAACGACGGCGCCGAGGCGTGGGATCTCGGCGACGGCATCCTCGGGCTCACCTTCAAGACGAAGGCGAACTCCATCGATCCGGACGTGATCTCGATGCTCTCGCTCGCGGCCGCGAAGGCCGAGGAGGACTTCCGCGGGCTCGTGATCTCGAACGACGGGGATCACTTCTGCGTCGGCGCGAACCTGTTCCTCGTGGTGATGGCGTCCGGGCAGAAGGACTGGGAGTCGATCCGCACGATGGTGAAGAACTACCAGTACGCGACGCAGCGCCTGAAGTACGCGCGCGTGCCGGTGGTCGCGGCGCCCTGGGGCATGACGCTGGGCGGCGGGCTCGAGCTCTGCTTCGGCGCGGACGCGGTGCAGGCGGCGGCCGAGACGTACGCGGGCCTCGTCGAGGTCGGCGTGGGCCTGATCCCGGGCGGCGCGGGCACGCTGAACATGCTCTGGCGCGCGCTCGAGGGCATCCCCGAGGGCGCGAGCATCAACACGCAGGAGATCGTGACGCAGGTCTTCAAGAACATCGCGCTCGCGAAGGTCGCGACGAGCGCGGACGAGGCGAAGGCGCTCGGCTTCTTCCGCAAGACGGACGGCGTCTCGTTCGACAAGGCGCGCCTCCTGACCGAGGCGAAGGCGAAGGCGATCGGCCTTTCGGAGTCGGGGTATCACGCGCCGGCGCCGAAGGCGTACAAGCTGCCGGGCGAGAGCGGCATCGCGACGCTGAAGATGATGGTCGACACGCTCGTCGCCGGTGGTTACGCCACCGAGCACGACGCGAAGATCGCGAACAAGCTCGCGGTCGTGCTCTGCGGCGGCGCGGGCGGCGCGTCGCGCGAGGTGACCGAGGACGAGATCCTCGAGCTCGAGCGCGAGGCCTTCGTGAGCCTGTGCGGCGAAGAGAAGAGCCAGGCGCGTATGCAGTCCATCCTGATGACCAACAAACCTCTGCGGAACTAG
- a CDS encoding STAS/SEC14 domain-containing protein, with the protein MSALRQAVIGQHVATIEPPDLLVLTFRGVIRAPDVADYVALRADLLGGQPYLLTLADLRCVEGIEPACRRSIAAIRDERAQATAFVGGSFRFRVIAELVAKAARAFAKRRLAFRFFAEEAAARAWLAEMRRTFGGA; encoded by the coding sequence ATGTCCGCACTGCGGCAAGCCGTGATTGGCCAGCATGTCGCGACGATCGAGCCGCCCGATCTGCTCGTCCTGACCTTCCGAGGCGTGATCCGCGCCCCCGACGTCGCCGACTACGTCGCGCTCCGCGCCGATCTGCTCGGCGGCCAGCCGTATCTCTTGACGCTCGCGGATCTGCGCTGCGTCGAGGGCATCGAGCCCGCGTGCCGCCGCAGCATCGCGGCCATCCGGGACGAGCGGGCGCAAGCGACCGCGTTCGTCGGCGGCAGCTTCCGGTTCCGGGTCATCGCGGAGCTCGTCGCCAAGGCCGCGCGTGCCTTCGCCAAGCGTAGGCTCGCCTTCCGCTTCTTCGCCGAAGAGGCCGCGGCCCGCGCCTGGCTCGCCGAGATGCGCCGGACGTTCGGCGGGGCGTGA
- a CDS encoding ATP-binding cassette domain-containing protein, which produces MSGAPALDVDVKITVGHGASVFSVEACFSLPSGVLVLFGSSGAGKTVTLRAIAGLLRPRGAVHLRGELVYDGQRGVDVPAHARRIGYVPQDQALFPHLDVLGNVVFGLPRSERKDPGPATLALLDELGLGALRGARVDALSGGERQRVALARALAAEPRLLLLDEPLSALDRPARLELGRTLRQVLARRELSAVLVTHDAEEAAAFGDVFVRFERGKPAREMPREVVLGEKGPCPHCGKP; this is translated from the coding sequence GTGAGCGGCGCGCCGGCGCTCGACGTCGACGTGAAGATCACCGTGGGCCACGGCGCGAGCGTGTTCTCCGTCGAGGCGTGTTTTTCGCTCCCGTCGGGCGTGCTCGTGCTCTTCGGATCCTCGGGCGCGGGCAAGACCGTCACCTTGCGCGCGATCGCCGGCCTCCTCCGCCCTCGTGGCGCCGTGCACCTCCGCGGCGAGCTCGTCTACGACGGGCAGCGGGGCGTCGACGTGCCGGCCCATGCGCGGCGGATCGGCTACGTGCCCCAGGATCAGGCGCTTTTTCCGCACCTCGACGTGCTCGGCAACGTGGTCTTTGGTTTGCCCCGGAGCGAGCGCAAGGACCCGGGCCCGGCGACGCTCGCTTTGCTCGACGAGCTCGGGCTCGGGGCGCTTCGAGGGGCCCGCGTCGACGCGCTCTCCGGCGGCGAGCGGCAGCGGGTGGCGCTCGCGCGGGCGCTCGCCGCCGAGCCGAGGCTCCTCCTGCTCGACGAGCCGCTCTCGGCGCTCGATCGGCCCGCGCGGCTCGAGCTCGGCCGGACCTTGCGGCAGGTGCTCGCGCGGCGCGAGCTCTCGGCGGTGCTCGTGACGCACGACGCGGAGGAGGCGGCGGCGTTCGGGGACGTGTTCGTCCGGTTCGAGCGGGGGAAACCTGCTCGGGAGATGCCGCGCGAGGTCGTGCTCGGCGAGAAAGGGCCATGTCCGCACTGCGGCAAGCCGTGA
- the modB gene encoding molybdate ABC transporter permease subunit: MESSASFPILLSLRVAGMAMLVVGPIGLMLALLQARLRYRLRGLVDALVLLPLVLPPSVVGYFLVVVFGRRGLVGRVLEEGLGLRLVFSPAGAALASAVVALPILVKTAQPSIEAVPSQLEDVARTLGLRPWEVVLRVTLPLAWRGVLAAFVLGFARAIGEFGATLMLAGNIPGRTNTMPVEIFSAFQEGDDARAGLYVAVLSGISVVVVLVAGLLGPKEGPARTWA, from the coding sequence GTGGAGTCGTCCGCGTCGTTCCCGATCCTGCTCTCGTTACGCGTCGCCGGCATGGCGATGCTCGTCGTCGGGCCGATCGGGCTCATGCTCGCGCTCTTGCAGGCGCGGCTCCGGTACAGGCTCCGGGGGCTCGTCGACGCGCTCGTGCTCTTGCCGCTGGTGCTCCCGCCTTCGGTCGTGGGGTATTTCCTCGTGGTCGTGTTCGGCCGGCGGGGGCTCGTCGGGCGGGTGCTGGAGGAGGGGCTCGGCTTGCGGCTCGTCTTCTCGCCGGCCGGCGCGGCGCTCGCGTCGGCGGTGGTGGCGCTGCCGATCCTGGTGAAGACCGCGCAGCCGTCGATCGAGGCGGTGCCTTCGCAGCTCGAGGACGTGGCGCGGACGCTCGGGCTCCGGCCGTGGGAGGTCGTGCTGCGGGTGACCTTGCCGCTCGCGTGGCGCGGGGTGCTCGCGGCGTTCGTGCTCGGGTTCGCGCGGGCGATCGGCGAGTTCGGCGCGACGTTGATGCTCGCGGGCAACATCCCGGGGCGCACGAACACGATGCCGGTGGAGATCTTCTCGGCGTTCCAGGAGGGCGACGACGCGCGGGCGGGGCTCTACGTGGCGGTCCTGTCGGGGATCTCGGTCGTGGTGGTGCTCGTGGCGGGCCTGCTCGGGCCGAAGGAAGGACCGGCGCGGACGTGGGCGTGA
- a CDS encoding serine protease, with protein sequence MLRRDPYRFGLLSLALLGCGGASEATPPPASPKPAPGAPAGVGDKAQAKAPDKLERETLKTVLPMGLPWLLRRVWPEEVFRDGKFAGWRLVAIPEEWTGLDVRPDDVVTRINGKPVETPEQLWDAWTSLAVAPELRVTYERGAETKEIVLPIAGPPAPELLASLTNPSPPPRKPGTKRGTIVIESRDPAGDDP encoded by the coding sequence ATGCTCCGGCGGGACCCGTATCGCTTCGGCTTGCTCTCCCTGGCCCTGCTCGGTTGTGGCGGCGCGTCCGAGGCGACACCGCCGCCGGCCTCGCCGAAGCCGGCGCCCGGCGCGCCTGCGGGGGTGGGGGACAAAGCCCAGGCCAAGGCCCCGGACAAGCTCGAGCGCGAGACCTTGAAGACCGTCCTGCCGATGGGCCTGCCGTGGTTGCTCCGCCGCGTCTGGCCCGAGGAGGTCTTCCGCGACGGCAAGTTCGCCGGCTGGCGCCTCGTGGCCATCCCGGAGGAGTGGACCGGGCTCGACGTCCGCCCCGACGACGTGGTCACGCGAATCAATGGCAAGCCCGTCGAGACGCCCGAGCAGCTCTGGGACGCCTGGACCTCGCTCGCCGTCGCGCCCGAGCTCCGCGTGACCTACGAGCGTGGCGCCGAGACCAAGGAGATCGTGCTGCCGATCGCCGGTCCGCCCGCGCCCGAGCTCTTGGCCTCGCTCACGAACCCCTCTCCGCCCCCGCGCAAGCCCGGGACGAAGCGCGGGACGATCGTCATCGAGAGCCGCGACCCGGCCGGCGACGATCCCTGA
- a CDS encoding STAS/SEC14 domain-containing protein, whose protein sequence is MTRETRTAGEHEICREEADLFVYRFPRGTATGAHVEALARFEQPRWDECTEHIYNLVVLGEDLTISPGALTETAKIYRESPPRTAAYVVRRFFHRTSMEFLARMIRALGVKMHAKVFDNEASARAWLAERRTSRQRSSVV, encoded by the coding sequence ATGACCCGCGAGACACGTACCGCAGGCGAGCACGAGATCTGCCGCGAGGAGGCGGATCTTTTCGTCTATCGTTTCCCCCGAGGCACGGCCACCGGCGCCCACGTCGAGGCGCTCGCCAGGTTCGAGCAGCCCCGATGGGACGAGTGCACGGAGCACATCTACAACCTGGTCGTGCTCGGCGAGGATCTCACCATCTCCCCGGGCGCGCTCACGGAGACGGCGAAGATCTACCGGGAGTCGCCGCCGCGCACCGCGGCGTACGTCGTGCGCCGGTTCTTCCACCGCACGTCGATGGAGTTTCTGGCGCGTATGATCCGCGCCCTCGGGGTGAAGATGCACGCGAAGGTGTTCGACAACGAGGCGAGCGCCCGCGCATGGCTCGCGGAGCGGCGCACGTCGCGCCAGCGTAGCAGCGTGGTGTGA
- a CDS encoding LolA family protein translates to MRKRPLLATSALLLALAACQDDPAPTAPSAAPAPPPPPSVAAPEPSGSAAPAPTAEPAPAAPTASASASASASAAAPAPAPKPAPKPTATPTATPTATASAAATPTATTSAAAPPAAPGSADAVAVAIDQVFLDKKTYFAKFKQEHTQKVAGTTKKSTGVFFFERPNKISFRYDPPSKNRIVSDGTTLKVYIADDNQMFVQPVDKTEYPGALAFLMGKGLGPSFGFVFHDKSKFEGGHVLLGKPRQPTPHYDSVYFYVDKALLEKKDPGVIRRVLLVDAQGNRNRFDFEGSTQPKTIDPAEFTFTPPPGTNVTQN, encoded by the coding sequence ATGCGCAAGCGCCCGCTCCTCGCCACCTCCGCCCTGCTCCTCGCCCTCGCCGCCTGCCAGGACGATCCGGCCCCGACGGCCCCCTCGGCCGCGCCCGCGCCGCCGCCGCCGCCGAGCGTCGCCGCCCCGGAACCGAGCGGGAGCGCGGCCCCCGCCCCCACCGCGGAGCCCGCGCCTGCAGCCCCGACCGCCTCCGCTTCCGCCTCCGCCTCCGCTTCCGCCGCCGCTCCCGCGCCCGCACCCAAGCCCGCGCCCAAGCCCACCGCGACCCCGACCGCGACCCCGACTGCCACCGCCTCTGCCGCCGCGACCCCGACCGCCACCACCTCCGCCGCCGCTCCTCCCGCCGCGCCCGGCTCGGCCGACGCCGTGGCCGTGGCGATCGACCAGGTGTTTCTCGACAAGAAGACCTACTTCGCGAAGTTCAAGCAGGAGCACACGCAAAAGGTCGCGGGCACGACCAAGAAATCGACCGGCGTCTTCTTTTTCGAGCGCCCGAACAAGATCTCCTTCCGGTACGACCCGCCGAGCAAGAATCGGATCGTCTCCGATGGCACGACGCTCAAGGTCTACATCGCGGACGACAACCAGATGTTCGTGCAGCCCGTCGACAAGACCGAGTACCCCGGCGCCCTCGCCTTCCTCATGGGCAAGGGCCTCGGGCCCTCGTTTGGCTTCGTGTTCCACGACAAATCGAAGTTCGAGGGGGGGCACGTCCTCCTCGGGAAACCCCGGCAGCCGACCCCGCATTACGACTCGGTGTATTTCTACGTCGACAAGGCCCTCCTGGAGAAGAAGGACCCCGGCGTGATCCGCCGCGTCCTGCTCGTCGACGCCCAGGGCAACCGCAACCGCTTCGACTTCGAAGGCTCGACCCAGCCGAAGACGATCGACCCCGCCGAGTTCACCTTCACCCCTCCGCCGGGCACCAACGTGACCCAGAATTGA